In Burkholderia sp. WP9, a genomic segment contains:
- a CDS encoding NYN domain-containing protein, with protein sequence MASSNETVSMALFCDFENVALGVRDAKYDKFDIKLVLERLLLKGSIVVKKAYCDWDRYKSFKGAMHEANFELIEIPHVRQSGKNSADIRLVVDALDLCYTKSHVNTFVIISGDSDFSPLVSKLRENAKQVIGVGVQQSTSDLLVANCDEFFFYDDLVRESQRTVAKRESSRPPHATQPAAKRAPDEEKTRNKEDLEKRRTKAVEIAVQTFDALASERGDSGKIWASVLKNAIKRRKPDFNETYYGFRAFGNLLEEAHARGLLEFGRDEKSGAYVYRSTAANLAGENASETTEASESAEQLYEAQVAEVVSAESGGKHESRRRGRGNRKAGRGQQEAVHEERIAVEHLAGAQAQTEDLPAHTPKNSEFIFELPEAPIASAETSTAEETGGVDSGANEPHAGDKQPTRRKERAPRKTAAKKPKKAAPRSIEDIPEIAAPAETVAPAATAEEASAPARKTARKTAARSRRPRKSAATSDTQ encoded by the coding sequence ATGGCGTCATCCAACGAAACCGTCAGCATGGCGCTATTCTGCGACTTCGAAAACGTCGCGCTTGGCGTGCGCGATGCGAAATACGACAAGTTCGATATCAAGCTGGTGCTCGAACGGCTGCTGCTCAAGGGCAGCATCGTCGTGAAGAAGGCGTACTGCGACTGGGACCGCTACAAAAGTTTTAAAGGCGCGATGCACGAGGCCAATTTCGAATTGATCGAAATTCCGCACGTGCGCCAATCGGGCAAGAATTCCGCTGACATCCGGCTCGTCGTGGACGCGCTCGACCTTTGCTACACAAAGTCTCACGTCAACACGTTCGTCATCATCAGCGGCGACTCCGACTTCTCGCCGCTGGTGTCGAAGCTGCGTGAAAACGCCAAGCAGGTGATCGGCGTCGGTGTGCAGCAATCCACGTCGGATCTGCTGGTCGCGAACTGCGACGAGTTCTTTTTTTACGATGACCTCGTGCGAGAGAGTCAGCGCACGGTCGCCAAACGCGAGTCGTCGCGTCCGCCACACGCCACCCAGCCGGCGGCCAAACGCGCGCCTGACGAAGAAAAAACTCGCAACAAGGAAGACCTCGAAAAACGCCGTACCAAGGCGGTCGAAATTGCTGTGCAAACGTTCGACGCGCTTGCGTCGGAGCGCGGAGACAGCGGCAAGATCTGGGCGTCGGTGCTGAAGAACGCGATCAAACGCCGCAAGCCGGATTTCAACGAAACGTACTACGGTTTTCGCGCCTTCGGCAATCTGCTGGAAGAGGCGCATGCTCGCGGGCTGCTCGAATTCGGCCGCGACGAGAAGTCGGGCGCATATGTGTATCGCAGTACGGCCGCGAACCTCGCGGGCGAAAATGCGAGCGAAACCACCGAAGCTTCCGAGTCGGCGGAACAGTTGTATGAAGCGCAGGTGGCCGAAGTCGTGAGCGCCGAGTCGGGCGGCAAACACGAGTCACGCCGTCGTGGGCGAGGCAATCGCAAGGCGGGCCGCGGCCAGCAGGAAGCCGTGCATGAAGAGCGTATTGCTGTCGAACACCTCGCCGGCGCACAGGCTCAAACGGAAGACCTGCCCGCGCATACGCCGAAGAACAGCGAGTTCATTTTTGAACTACCGGAAGCGCCGATAGCGTCGGCGGAAACTTCGACGGCTGAAGAGACAGGCGGCGTTGACAGCGGAGCCAACGAGCCGCATGCAGGCGACAAGCAACCCACGCGCCGTAAAGAGCGCGCCCCCCGCAAGACGGCCGCGAAAAAACCAAAGAAGGCTGCGCCGAGAAGCATTGAAGATATTCCGGAGATTGCAGCCCCTGCCGAAACGGTGGCCCCTGCCGCCACAGCGGAAGAAGCGTCAGCGCCAGCAAGAAAGACCGCACGCAAAACCGCGGCGCGTAGTCGTCGTCCGCGCAAGTCTGCTGCGACGAGCGACACGCAATGA
- the clpP gene encoding ATP-dependent Clp endopeptidase proteolytic subunit ClpP: MHSSYPAITGLGLVPTVIEQSGRGERAYDIYSRLLRERIVFLVGPVNEQSASVIVAQLLFLESENPDKDISFYINSPGGSVYDGLAIYDTMQFIKPEVSTLCTGFAASMGTFLLTAGQRGKRYALPNARIMIHQPSGGSQGTAADVEIQAKEVLYLRGRLNTIMAERTGRSIEEIARDTDRDNFMSAHAARTYGLVDEVLETRAALSTASLLHER; this comes from the coding sequence ATGCATTCCAGCTATCCAGCCATCACCGGCCTTGGCCTCGTGCCAACCGTGATCGAACAATCCGGCCGCGGCGAGCGCGCTTATGACATTTATTCGCGTCTGCTGCGCGAGCGCATCGTGTTTCTGGTCGGGCCCGTGAACGAGCAGTCGGCCAGCGTAATCGTCGCGCAACTGCTGTTTCTGGAATCCGAGAATCCCGACAAGGATATTTCTTTTTACATCAATTCGCCGGGCGGTTCCGTGTACGACGGCCTCGCGATCTACGACACCATGCAGTTCATCAAACCGGAGGTATCCACTTTATGCACGGGCTTCGCCGCGAGCATGGGAACCTTCCTTCTCACCGCCGGCCAGCGTGGGAAGCGGTATGCGTTGCCGAACGCGCGCATCATGATTCACCAGCCGTCCGGCGGAAGCCAAGGCACGGCCGCAGACGTCGAAATTCAGGCGAAGGAGGTGCTTTATTTGCGAGGGCGCCTGAATACCATAATGGCTGAGCGCACCGGGCGCAGCATCGAGGAAATCGCGCGCGACACCGACCGCGACAACTTTATGTCGGCACATGCGGCCCGGACTTATGGTCTCGTCGACGAGGTGCTGGAAACGCGCGCGGCGCTTTCTACCGCGTCGCTTTTACACGAACGCTAG
- a CDS encoding sigma-70 family RNA polymerase sigma factor — MTEQAIEKASSFEAARARLFALAYRMLGSRAEAEDVVQDVGLKWHLADTQDVQTPVAWLTTITTRAAIDRLRHVQRERASQTAGWLPEPWLDEVAPSAEELALRAAEMSYGVMLLLERLKPDERAAFVLHEAFDCDYAEIAAILERTPAACRQIVHRAKARLQRAGAPVERPDPAAHAQIVERLRAALEAQDRAGLLRLFGDAPEVFSDAPVGTSEPAVAGWMDTVTSLVERASNAETVSVSGTLCVALFFEGEVVGVLDVSTNSLADGSTRIIAMRVVTSAARLRAINRMLGRAAVRQLLARIQQTAVASISVGRDFPVDVHA; from the coding sequence ATGACGGAACAAGCAATCGAGAAGGCATCCAGTTTCGAGGCCGCGCGTGCCCGCCTGTTTGCGCTGGCCTACCGAATGCTCGGCAGCCGCGCCGAAGCAGAAGACGTGGTGCAAGACGTGGGATTGAAATGGCACCTCGCGGACACGCAAGACGTGCAGACACCTGTTGCCTGGCTCACCACGATCACCACGCGCGCGGCGATCGACCGGCTGCGGCACGTGCAGCGCGAACGCGCGTCGCAAACCGCGGGCTGGTTGCCGGAACCGTGGCTCGACGAGGTCGCGCCCTCGGCAGAGGAATTGGCTTTGCGTGCAGCGGAGATGTCGTATGGCGTGATGCTGCTCCTCGAGCGGCTCAAGCCTGACGAACGAGCGGCGTTCGTGCTGCACGAAGCCTTCGACTGCGACTATGCGGAGATCGCGGCCATTCTCGAGCGCACGCCGGCCGCCTGCCGGCAGATCGTCCATCGGGCCAAGGCGCGTTTGCAACGGGCGGGTGCCCCGGTTGAGCGGCCTGATCCGGCCGCGCATGCACAGATCGTGGAGCGCTTGCGCGCGGCGCTGGAGGCGCAGGATCGAGCCGGCCTGTTGCGGCTCTTTGGCGACGCGCCGGAGGTCTTCAGCGACGCGCCGGTCGGCACCTCGGAACCGGCAGTGGCAGGGTGGATGGACACGGTAACGTCGCTCGTCGAGCGTGCGAGCAACGCCGAGACGGTGTCGGTCTCGGGCACATTGTGTGTCGCTCTGTTCTTCGAGGGCGAGGTCGTGGGGGTCCTCGACGTGTCCACGAATAGCCTTGCGGACGGCTCCACAAGAATCATCGCCATGCGCGTGGTGACGAGCGCGGCGCGCTTGCGCGCCATTAACCGCATGCTAGGCCGCGCAGCGGTCAGGCAACTGCTTGCGCGGATCCAGCAGACCGCTGTGGCCTCAATTTCGGTGGGCCGCGACTTCCCAGTTGATGTCCACGCATAG
- a CDS encoding EAL domain-containing protein has translation MSMIELDPPGFQPPRPMAGDEGSRRTVLYGGYTVFSVFQPVFSVSHRRAIGYHASLRARDEHGLQVPSHEVFTQAARRGDLLELGRLAESLHLGNFNAFDSHDEWLFLSLHPAALMDTSYGDALLAGLKALGLPPQRVVLEVSEQAGGETTRFAEIIDALRKSGFLIALDGFGAKHSNIDRVWNLRPDIVTLDRCILAQASEHSHIERVLPGLVSLLHESGQLVLMGGLSTERDALIALECNVDFVQGAFFAGPSVEPVKPQAAAGLMDSLSAALRERVGARERAQSARLAPYVTALETAAAQLVAGESVAQATASLLTLGETARCFVLDGSGRQIGDNVLPPGRASQRAKRFRPLLHSEGASWERRPYFIQAMRMPGQVHLTPPYLSINEAHLCVTASIAAHTPTGTQVLCVDINWEVAAHRN, from the coding sequence ATGAGCATGATCGAACTCGATCCTCCCGGTTTCCAGCCGCCGCGCCCAATGGCCGGCGATGAGGGTTCCCGGCGCACCGTTCTGTACGGCGGCTACACTGTTTTCAGCGTGTTCCAGCCGGTTTTCTCCGTGTCGCACCGGCGCGCGATCGGTTATCACGCGTCGCTGCGCGCCCGGGACGAACACGGGTTGCAAGTGCCGTCGCACGAGGTGTTCACACAGGCCGCGCGGCGCGGCGATCTGCTCGAACTCGGGCGGCTCGCAGAATCCCTGCATCTAGGCAACTTCAACGCGTTCGACAGCCACGACGAATGGCTCTTTCTGAGCCTGCACCCGGCCGCGCTGATGGACACCAGTTACGGCGACGCGCTGCTTGCCGGCCTCAAGGCGCTCGGCCTGCCGCCGCAGCGCGTGGTGCTGGAAGTTTCAGAACAAGCGGGCGGCGAAACCACGCGCTTTGCCGAAATCATTGATGCGCTGCGTAAATCCGGCTTTCTGATCGCGCTCGACGGTTTTGGCGCGAAGCATTCGAACATTGACCGCGTGTGGAATCTGCGGCCGGACATCGTCACGCTCGACCGCTGCATTCTCGCGCAAGCCAGCGAACACTCGCACATTGAGCGCGTGCTGCCAGGCCTCGTCTCGCTGCTGCACGAATCCGGGCAACTGGTGCTGATGGGCGGCCTGAGCACCGAACGCGACGCGTTGATCGCGCTCGAATGCAACGTGGACTTCGTGCAAGGCGCATTCTTCGCTGGTCCGAGCGTCGAGCCGGTCAAACCGCAAGCGGCGGCCGGCTTGATGGACTCGCTCTCCGCAGCGCTACGTGAACGGGTTGGCGCGCGTGAGCGCGCACAATCCGCGCGGCTCGCACCGTACGTTACCGCGCTCGAAACCGCAGCCGCGCAACTGGTGGCCGGCGAGTCCGTTGCGCAAGCCACCGCCTCACTCCTCACGCTCGGCGAGACGGCACGCTGCTTCGTGCTGGACGGATCGGGCCGGCAGATCGGCGACAACGTGCTGCCGCCGGGGCGCGCCTCGCAACGCGCCAAGCGCTTCCGCCCGCTGCTGCATTCGGAAGGCGCGAGTTGGGAGCGCCGGCCGTACTTTATCCAGGCGATGCGCATGCCCGGTCAGGTGCATCTCACGCCTCCCTACCTGTCGATCAACGAAGCTCACCTGTGCGTGACTGCCTCGATCGCCGCGCACACGCCGACTGGTACACAGGTGCTATGCGTGGACATCAACTGGGAAGTCGCGGCCCACCGAAATTGA
- the mdtD gene encoding multidrug transporter subunit MdtD has translation MSTPTPPALAPTTPSAPSPRSLTVMLWVVATGFFMQTLDSTIVNTALPAMATSLGELPLRMQSVVIAYSLTMAVMIPVSGWLADKFGTRRVFFSAILVFAVASLLCANAHTLNQLVAFRIMQGVGGAMLLPVGRLAVLRTFPAERYLPALSFVAIPGLIGPLIGPTLGGWLVKIASWHWIFLINVPVGIVGCIATFIFMPDSRNEHVGKFDMKGYLLLIVAMVAISFALDGRTELGIQHATVLVLLILSLACFVAYGLHAVREPSPIFSLDLFKIHTFSVGLLGNLFARIGSGAMPYLIPLLLQVSLGYSAFEAGMMMLPVAAAGMASKRLVTTLIIKYSYRRVLIVNTVLVGLTMASFALTSANQPLWLRLVQLAFFGGVNSIQFTAMNTLTLKDLGTGGASSGNSLFSLVQMLSMSLGVTVAGALLATFTGLLPRVTAANSLPAFHATFLCVGIITAGSSWIFAQLSPDIRTPAKKTDPSERT, from the coding sequence ATGTCCACGCCGACTCCGCCCGCCCTCGCGCCCACTACGCCCAGCGCGCCTTCGCCCCGCTCGCTCACCGTGATGCTGTGGGTCGTCGCCACCGGCTTCTTCATGCAGACGCTCGACTCGACCATCGTCAACACCGCGCTCCCGGCGATGGCGACGAGCCTCGGCGAGTTGCCGCTGCGCATGCAATCGGTGGTGATCGCCTATTCGCTGACCATGGCCGTGATGATCCCGGTATCCGGCTGGCTCGCCGACAAATTCGGCACGCGCCGCGTGTTTTTCAGCGCGATCCTCGTGTTCGCGGTCGCTTCGTTGTTGTGCGCGAACGCGCACACGCTGAATCAACTCGTGGCCTTCCGCATCATGCAAGGCGTGGGCGGTGCGATGCTATTGCCGGTCGGTCGCCTCGCGGTGTTGCGCACCTTTCCGGCTGAGCGCTATTTGCCGGCGCTTTCATTCGTGGCGATTCCGGGCCTCATCGGACCGCTAATCGGCCCCACGCTCGGCGGCTGGCTCGTGAAGATCGCATCCTGGCACTGGATCTTTCTGATCAACGTGCCGGTGGGTATCGTCGGTTGCATCGCTACGTTCATCTTCATGCCGGACAGCCGCAACGAGCACGTCGGCAAGTTCGATATGAAAGGCTACTTGCTGCTGATCGTGGCCATGGTGGCGATTTCGTTCGCACTCGACGGCCGTACCGAATTAGGCATTCAGCATGCCACGGTGCTGGTGCTGCTGATTCTGAGCCTCGCCTGCTTTGTCGCCTACGGCTTGCACGCCGTGCGCGAGCCTTCGCCGATTTTCTCGCTCGACCTCTTCAAGATCCACACGTTCAGCGTCGGCCTGCTCGGCAATCTGTTCGCGCGAATCGGCAGCGGCGCGATGCCCTATCTGATCCCTCTGCTATTGCAGGTGAGTCTCGGCTATAGCGCCTTCGAAGCCGGCATGATGATGCTGCCGGTGGCGGCCGCGGGCATGGCATCCAAACGTCTCGTGACCACGTTGATCATCAAGTACAGCTACCGCCGCGTGCTGATTGTCAACACGGTGCTGGTCGGCTTGACGATGGCAAGCTTCGCGCTCACCTCCGCCAACCAGCCGCTATGGCTGCGGCTCGTGCAACTCGCGTTCTTCGGCGGCGTCAACTCGATCCAGTTCACCGCAATGAACACGTTGACGCTCAAGGACCTGGGCACCGGCGGCGCGAGCAGCGGCAACAGCCTCTTTTCACTGGTCCAGATGCTGTCGATGAGTCTGGGCGTGACCGTGGCCGGCGCCCTGCTCGCCACGTTTACAGGCCTGTTGCCGCGTGTGACGGCCGCCAATTCGCTGCCCGCGTTTCACGCGACGTTCCTGTGTGTCGGCATCATCACGGCAGGCTCGTCGTGGATCTTTGCGCAACTGTCGCCGGACATCCGCACGCCCGCGAAAAAGACCGATCCTTCCGAACGAACCTGA
- a CDS encoding PLP-dependent aminotransferase family protein, translated as MKLEIQLDRDNGVPLTEQIVTGVTAWIRSRTAHPGSKLPSIRQFATDYGVSRFPVIEAYDRLVSLGYIDSRHGSGFYVSDRQPASTHCQGTTDPRRAEDESDHLLQQFNHPGETLKLGSGFIPEAWRDMDGIAQAIRHVSRTDPASMVDYATPLGNLTLREHLQSRIGQLGIQADASQILITNGASQAFDLLMRYMLKPGDTIFVEDPGYYNLYGLLKLHGVKLIGIPRTRNGPDLDVMQEQLKSHRPKLLFINTVFHNPTGTTVAPQVAFRLLQLAREHGFSIIEDDIYADFQTDLTDRLATLDQLEHVIYLGGLSKTLSSSLRIGCVVASHAIIKDLVDIKMLTSIGGSRFAEAVAVSMLERGAYRKYLERLRRRMRDALGSTIQTLEDVGWDIFDKPVGGKFVWARVPHVANAERLVECGAPLGVTVVPGNYFRPNMEVSPWTRIHIAFGNDPRAQAFFRAAVALPASG; from the coding sequence ATGAAACTCGAAATCCAGCTTGATCGGGACAACGGCGTGCCGCTGACCGAGCAGATCGTCACGGGCGTCACGGCGTGGATCCGCTCGCGTACCGCCCACCCAGGTTCGAAGCTGCCGTCGATTCGCCAGTTCGCCACCGACTACGGCGTGAGCCGCTTTCCGGTGATCGAAGCTTACGACCGGCTGGTGTCGCTCGGCTATATCGACTCGCGCCACGGCTCGGGCTTTTACGTCTCCGACCGTCAGCCGGCGAGCACGCATTGCCAGGGCACGACGGATCCGCGCCGTGCCGAAGACGAATCGGATCATCTCCTGCAGCAGTTCAACCACCCCGGCGAAACGCTCAAGCTGGGTAGCGGCTTCATCCCCGAAGCGTGGCGCGACATGGATGGGATCGCGCAGGCGATCCGCCACGTCTCGCGCACCGACCCGGCGAGCATGGTCGATTACGCCACCCCGCTCGGCAACCTGACTTTGCGCGAGCACCTGCAAAGCCGCATCGGCCAGTTGGGAATTCAGGCGGACGCGTCGCAGATCCTGATCACCAATGGCGCAAGCCAGGCATTCGATCTGCTGATGCGCTACATGCTCAAGCCAGGCGACACGATCTTTGTCGAAGACCCCGGCTACTACAACCTCTACGGACTGCTGAAGCTGCATGGCGTGAAGCTGATCGGCATTCCACGCACGCGTAACGGTCCCGACCTGGACGTGATGCAGGAGCAATTGAAGTCGCACCGGCCGAAGCTGCTGTTCATCAACACCGTGTTCCACAATCCGACCGGCACGACAGTCGCGCCGCAGGTGGCTTTCCGGCTATTGCAGCTCGCGCGCGAGCACGGGTTCTCGATTATCGAAGACGATATCTACGCCGATTTTCAGACCGACCTCACCGACCGCCTGGCCACGCTCGATCAGCTCGAACACGTGATCTATCTGGGCGGCCTGTCGAAGACGCTGTCGTCGTCGCTGAGGATCGGTTGTGTGGTGGCGAGCCACGCGATCATCAAGGATCTGGTCGATATCAAGATGCTGACGAGCATCGGCGGCTCGCGTTTTGCCGAAGCGGTCGCCGTGTCGATGCTGGAACGCGGCGCCTATCGCAAGTATCTGGAACGCCTGCGACGGCGCATGCGCGACGCGCTCGGCTCGACGATTCAGACGCTCGAAGACGTCGGCTGGGACATTTTCGACAAACCTGTGGGCGGCAAATTCGTGTGGGCTCGCGTGCCGCACGTGGCCAATGCGGAAAGATTGGTGGAGTGCGGTGCGCCGCTGGGCGTGACCGTGGTACCGGGCAACTACTTCCGGCCGAATATGGAGGTCAGTCCGTGGACCAGAATTCATATCGCGTTTGGTAACGACCCACGTGCGCAAGCGTTCTTTCGTGCTGCGGTGGCGTTGCCGGCTTCGGGGTGA
- a CDS encoding DUF2917 domain-containing protein gives MREVRIFELEHGEPASAWRVARPSIFKVISGEIWLTVEGDSEDHWLAAGESIELPRRVVAWISAGQTGARFALASGSERPANRPASGFSVLSWLPRWLGAA, from the coding sequence ATGCGTGAAGTCCGGATTTTCGAATTGGAACATGGCGAGCCCGCGTCGGCCTGGCGTGTCGCGCGTCCGTCGATCTTCAAGGTGATCTCGGGCGAGATCTGGCTGACCGTCGAGGGTGACAGCGAGGATCACTGGCTCGCCGCCGGCGAGTCGATCGAGTTGCCGCGCCGGGTTGTGGCGTGGATCAGCGCGGGGCAGACCGGCGCGCGGTTTGCGCTGGCAAGCGGTTCCGAGCGTCCCGCCAACAGGCCGGCTTCGGGGTTCTCGGTGCTGAGCTGGCTGCCGCGCTGGCTGGGCGCGGCCTGA
- a CDS encoding citrate/2-methylcitrate synthase: MPTSNSLTAAEAAAALGISLPTLYAYVSRGMLSSSPDAQGKHRLYDAGEVRRLARRKEDGKRAGKVAQKVLDWGVPVLESSITLVAEGRLLYRGHDAMELARSASLEDVAALLWECSVKRIADAPAVPFATAQWAAWLKLWSDSTPLDRALVLLPAAAAQMPRVWALGRDAQLDTACAVTRLLAAAMISAAPSNEPLHRQLASTWQVRNRQQANLLRAALVACADHELNASTFTVRCITSTGAHLFGAVAGGLAALSGPRHGGETVRIAALLEEASRAPDLDRYLANRLARHENGVHGPILSGFGHPLYPEGDPRARLLLAMLADCAPARSPLADVLGLARAVRDTTGAEPTLDFALAAIERVLALPAGSAFTLFAVGRTVGWIAHAMEQARDGRLIRPRARYIGEYEAAGPN, encoded by the coding sequence ATGCCGACCTCGAATTCCCTCACCGCCGCTGAAGCCGCCGCCGCGCTCGGCATCAGCTTGCCGACGCTCTACGCCTATGTGAGCCGAGGCATGCTGAGTTCGTCGCCGGATGCGCAAGGCAAGCATCGTCTCTACGACGCCGGCGAAGTGCGCCGCCTCGCGCGTCGCAAGGAAGACGGCAAGCGCGCGGGCAAGGTCGCGCAGAAGGTGCTGGATTGGGGCGTGCCGGTGCTCGAATCGTCGATCACGCTGGTCGCCGAGGGCCGTCTGCTGTATCGCGGGCACGACGCCATGGAACTGGCGCGAAGCGCGTCGCTGGAGGACGTCGCCGCGCTGCTGTGGGAATGCAGCGTGAAGCGGATCGCCGATGCGCCGGCCGTGCCGTTCGCGACCGCGCAGTGGGCCGCGTGGCTCAAGCTGTGGAGCGACAGCACGCCGCTCGATCGCGCGCTCGTGCTGTTGCCGGCCGCGGCGGCGCAAATGCCGCGGGTGTGGGCGCTCGGGCGTGACGCGCAACTCGATACGGCTTGCGCCGTCACGCGTCTGCTGGCTGCCGCGATGATCTCGGCGGCGCCGTCGAACGAGCCGCTGCACCGGCAACTCGCTTCAACGTGGCAGGTGCGCAACCGCCAGCAGGCCAACTTGCTGCGCGCGGCGCTGGTGGCGTGCGCGGATCACGAGTTGAACGCATCGACCTTCACGGTGCGCTGTATCACGTCGACAGGAGCGCATCTGTTCGGCGCGGTGGCGGGCGGCCTCGCCGCTTTGTCGGGTCCGCGTCATGGTGGCGAAACGGTGCGCATCGCCGCGCTACTCGAAGAAGCGTCGCGCGCGCCCGATCTCGACCGTTATCTGGCGAACCGGCTCGCGCGTCATGAAAACGGCGTGCATGGGCCAATCCTGTCGGGCTTTGGTCATCCGCTTTATCCGGAGGGCGACCCTCGTGCGCGGCTGCTGCTCGCCATGCTCGCCGACTGCGCGCCGGCTCGTTCGCCGTTAGCGGATGTGCTCGGATTGGCTCGCGCGGTACGCGACACGACCGGCGCGGAGCCGACTCTGGACTTCGCGCTCGCCGCCATCGAGCGGGTGCTGGCGTTGCCGGCCGGCAGCGCCTTCACGCTGTTCGCGGTAGGCCGGACCGTCGGCTGGATTGCCCACGCCATGGAACAGGCGCGCGACGGCCGGTTGATCCGGCCGCGGGCGCGCTACATCGGGGAATACGAGGCGGCCGGGCCGAATTGA
- a CDS encoding CoA transferase, which produces MTPELALKHIWTLAGCDPTALRSVTLTGADPGLPSVYRVGSLASASIAATGLAAAEYHRLRTGRRQHVTVEMRRALASFRSERYLRINDGPPPALRDPVMGFYETRDGRWIQLHTNFPHHLQGVLTVLGCANDREAVASAIRGWDGATLDQTLADAGLCAALIRTPQEWAALDQAKAIASLPLFEIERIGDAPVEPPRQRGADRPLAGVRVLDLSRIIAGPVAGRALAQHGADVLMINGPHLPNIAPLVIDNGRGKRSALVDLREPAGCEALRALAGDADVFLQAYRPGALAARGFGAEEMARVRPGIVYVSVSAYGHEGPWAQRRGFDSLVQSASGIAFTERQAAGWNEPKHLPCQALDHATGYLAAFGAMAGLARRATEGGSWHVRVSLAQTGRWLQSFGQMPEGWKAPDVALEDVRDCLATVESEFGSVLGVQPAEVLDETPAYFALPPTRVGAHEAAWV; this is translated from the coding sequence ATGACGCCCGAACTTGCTCTCAAACATATCTGGACGCTTGCCGGATGCGACCCGACTGCGCTGAGGTCGGTTACGCTGACCGGCGCCGATCCTGGTTTGCCATCGGTCTACCGGGTCGGCAGCCTGGCCTCGGCGAGCATCGCCGCGACCGGACTGGCGGCCGCGGAATATCACCGTCTGCGCACGGGCCGGCGGCAACACGTGACGGTGGAGATGCGACGTGCGTTGGCATCGTTTCGCAGCGAACGTTATTTGCGAATCAACGACGGGCCGCCGCCTGCCCTGCGCGATCCGGTCATGGGTTTCTACGAGACACGCGACGGCCGCTGGATTCAGCTGCATACGAACTTCCCGCATCACTTGCAGGGTGTACTGACGGTGCTCGGCTGCGCGAACGATCGGGAGGCGGTGGCCTCGGCGATTCGCGGTTGGGACGGTGCGACGCTCGACCAGACGCTCGCCGACGCGGGCCTATGCGCCGCATTGATTCGCACGCCGCAAGAGTGGGCCGCGCTCGATCAGGCGAAAGCGATTGCGAGCTTGCCGCTCTTCGAGATCGAGCGCATCGGCGACGCGCCGGTCGAGCCGCCGCGTCAGCGCGGCGCGGACCGGCCGCTGGCGGGCGTGCGCGTGCTGGATCTGTCGCGCATCATTGCCGGGCCTGTCGCCGGCCGCGCGCTCGCGCAGCATGGCGCGGACGTGTTGATGATCAACGGGCCGCATCTGCCGAATATCGCGCCGCTGGTGATCGACAACGGACGCGGCAAGCGTTCGGCGCTCGTCGATCTGCGCGAGCCGGCGGGGTGCGAGGCGTTGCGGGCTCTCGCCGGCGACGCCGATGTATTTCTCCAGGCCTATCGCCCGGGGGCGCTGGCCGCGCGCGGTTTCGGTGCCGAGGAGATGGCGCGTGTGCGGCCAGGGATCGTCTACGTTTCGGTGTCGGCCTACGGTCACGAGGGGCCTTGGGCACAGCGGCGCGGGTTCGACAGTCTGGTCCAGTCGGCGAGCGGAATTGCCTTTACCGAGCGGCAGGCGGCAGGGTGGAACGAGCCTAAGCATCTGCCGTGTCAGGCGCTGGATCATGCGACCGGCTATCTGGCTGCCTTCGGTGCGATGGCCGGGTTGGCGCGGCGGGCTACTGAAGGGGGAAGCTGGCATGTGCGCGTCTCGCTCGCACAAACAGGCCGGTGGTTGCAGTCGTTCGGGCAGATGCCCGAGGGTTGGAAAGCGCCCGACGTCGCGCTCGAAGATGTGCGCGATTGTCTCGCAACCGTGGAGTCGGAGTTTGGAAGTGTGCTGGGCGTGCAGCCGGCCGAAGTGCTGGATGAGACGCCTGCGTATTTTGCGCTGCCGCCGACCCGAGTGGGCGCACATGAGGCAGCGTGGGTGTGA